The Bacteroides sp. region AGATGGGTAATGATCAGTTGAAATGGGAAACCAGTAAGAAGACCAACGTAGGTATTGACCTTTCCATTCTGGATGGGAAATATTCGCTGACCTATGATTATTTTATTGACAATGTGGACGGTTTGATTCTGGCTGCTCCGACGCCTCCTTCATTTGGTATTCCGGGCAACAGTGTAAATAAGAACATTGGGCAGTTGAAGAACTGGGGCCACGAGTTTGGTGTTCAGGCCAACTTTTTCCGTACCCGTGATTTCTCGTGGACGGTGGATATGAACCTTTCACTGGTTCAGAACGAGGTCATTGAACTGGCTACCGAGCGTCCGATGATTTATACTTATGTGATTAATGAAAGGGAAGAATCTCTTTACTCTGTTTATGGCTACGACTATGCAGGGGTGAACGCCGCCAATGGTAATCCGCTTTACCGCAGGGCTGATGGCAGCCTGGTACAGGGTGATATTGCATCGCAATCATACAAGCTGTATGATCCCAATAACCCGGGCGATATTTCACAGGCTGGTGCCCTGACTGGTGACGACAGGATCATTTTTGGTCCTTCTATGCCTACCTATTTTGGTGCAGTGAATTCCATTGTCAGGTGGAAAAACTTTGACTTTACTGCCATGTTCCGTTTCTCAGGTGGAAACTATATCATGAACCGCACGCGTGCAGACCTGGTATCCAACTCCTTTACCAATGCTGGAAGCGAATTGCTGGGCAGGTGGCAGAGCCCCGAAAACCCGGGTGATGGCTGGACCCCCAAGTTATGGTACGGTCGCACGAACTTTATCAACCGTCAGAACGAAACTTCGGGACGCTTTGTTGAGAAGGGTGATTTCCTTAAATTGCAGAACCTGATTTTGGGTTATACCTTGCCTACGGAATTGGTCGGACGTCTTGGAATTGACCGCCTCAGAATCTTTGTCTCAGGCACCGAATTGCTCATGTTCACCGATTACACCGGCATTGACCCGGAAAGTGAACGTTTCCTTGGAACGGACTTCAACGGCACCCCCCGTCAGCGGACCCTTACCTTTGGTGTTAACCTGAGTTTGTAACCTAAAAAATGAAGTCAATTATGAAGAAACTACATAATATTCAGCAAATGGCAGGCAAGCTGGTTATGCTGTCGGCTTTTGCCTTTGGTTTATTTTTCACTTCCTGCTCGGAAGATGAAATCATAGACCTGCAACCCTTCAACCAGATTTCTGAGACGGTGGCCTTCTCCACCCCTGAGAAAGTGGAGCTTTCGGTCCTTGGCATGTACCAGGCTGCCCAAATCGGCGATTATAATGGTGGCCAGCGCGGATATCCCTTTGGTGCCGCTTTTGTTCAGCAGGGTGAAAACCGTGGTGAAGATGTTGTGAACATCTATGCCTTTTACGCGATCACTTATCAGAACACCTATAACGCAACGACCGCCAATAATGTATATTATTGGTTGGATACCTACCGTTTGATCAATCGAATAAACATTGTGATTGACGGTGTTCAGGTTGCAGCTGATAATGGCGTAATAACCCAGGAAAAGGCTAATCAGTATAAGGGGGAAGCCTTGTTGCTTAGAGGAGCTGCTTATCATGAATTGTTGGTTATGTTTTCGCGTCCCTATAAGCATACTGCTGATGCTTCTCACATGGGTGTTCCTTACCATAAAGTGCCTTTCACAACGCAACAGGCCATTGATGAGGGCTTTGCCACCGGAAGACATACGGTTGCCGAGTGCTACACCTGGATTCTGGAGGACCTTGAACTTGCTGAGCAGTACTTACCTTTGAAGTCAGAATGGGATGGTAACTGGAAAGTTTCCAGAGGTACCAAAGGAGCAGCTGCTGCTTATAAGGCCCGTATTCATCAGCATATGTGGAATATGCCCGGGGTCATCACTGAAGCTTCTAAATTTGTCGGTGGAGGTATCTATGCCGGTCAATACGCCCTTGGGGCTGAGCCCTGGACCGTCTTTGCCAACAACTATGGCAGCG contains the following coding sequences:
- a CDS encoding RagB/SusD family nutrient uptake outer membrane protein, with amino-acid sequence MKKLHNIQQMAGKLVMLSAFAFGLFFTSCSEDEIIDLQPFNQISETVAFSTPEKVELSVLGMYQAAQIGDYNGGQRGYPFGAAFVQQGENRGEDVVNIYAFYAITYQNTYNATTANNVYYWLDTYRLINRINIVIDGVQVAADNGVITQEKANQYKGEALLLRGAAYHELLVMFSRPYKHTADASHMGVPYHKVPFTTQQAIDEGFATGRHTVAECYTWILEDLELAEQYLPLKSEWDGNWKVSRGTKGAAAAYKARIHQHMWNMPGVITEASKFVGGGIYAGQYALGAEPWTVFANNYGSDEYLFGMESSPTNYPSVNGALASQFKRRLLVCFSPINWRNPFWLDDDKRRSNEMIITDGGVIYTNKYRDDVGYTDLSPMMRYGEVLLNLAEAYARQGDVVNGLMYLNMVRNRSLADPSTQAYISEDFANNIELLEAILYERRIELAFEGRRWPDISRLQHCPHFPIDGIPGKLANGLPAAAEFDLSLGPYTGPYPVVSVPYENHLFLWPIPQAEINANPTLAAQQNPGW